The following are encoded together in the Hydractinia symbiolongicarpus strain clone_291-10 chromosome 14, HSymV2.1, whole genome shotgun sequence genome:
- the LOC130625083 gene encoding tyrosine-protein kinase BTK-like — MDKDKDCNKIDATKSFQEISFDKRGRNIKKKAMRKERRREKHLKEREVQLQSNEKVPQLELENSVLKRCVKKPKGMNSRDIHLTCSSRLMMHLNQDKNFNMNKHLNYHIPQFSKTDIQIHDVNIGNGVFRKISNGYIVSQRQRIAVKTVSLNSSVTEILAECKKTMVMTGNPNFSFVFGFLSPSRKVLEYVCENDGSTSPTLADILHKTALIHWKLVKIAIDLCKAIHCLHTKGLLNNDLHTRNILIRNTSNVKVIDFGKSTLIIDLLKYKIEPGSSRHKRFNSIHMFLAYELRDIPGSYQTIASDF; from the exons ATGGATAAAGACAAGGATTGTAATAAAATTGATGCAACAAAGTCTTTTCAAGAAATTAG TTTTGac AAAAGaggaagaaatataaaaaagaaggcCATGAGAAAGGAAAGGAGAAGAGAAAAACACTTAAAGGAAAGGGAAGTTCAACTACAATCGAATGAAAAAGTACCACAGTTGGAACTTGAAAACTCAGTACTAAAAAGATGCGTAAAGAAACCAAAAGGAATGAATAGTCGTGATATTCACCTAACATGTTCCTCCAGACTGATGATGCACCTCAATCAAGATAAGAACTTTAACATGAATAAACACCTCAATTACCATATCCCACAGTTTTCAAAGACGGATATCCAGATACATGACGTTAATATAGGTAATGGGGTCTTCAGAAAAATCTCGAACGGATACATAGTTAGTCAAAGGCAACGGATCGCTGTAAAGACCGTTTCTTTGAATAGCAGTGTAACAGAAATACTAGccgaatgtaaaaaaacaatggTAATGACTGGTAACCCTAATTTTTCATTCGTTTTTGGTTTCCTAAGCCCTAGTCGTAAAGTATTAGAGTATGTATGCGAAAATGACGGTTCTACATCTCCAACGTTAGCAGACATTTTGCACAAAACTGCACTCATACATTGGAAATTAGTGAAGATAGCCATTGATTTGTGCAAAGCTATTCATTGTCTTCACACAAAAGGATTACTCAACAACGATCTTCACACACGAAATATTTTAATCCGTAATACATCTAATGTAAAAGTGATAGATTTTGGCAAGTCAACGCTTATCATTGATCTGCTAAAATACAAAATAGAACCTGGATCCAGCCGTCACAAAAGATTCAACTCGATCCATATGTTTCTTGCGTATGAGTTGCGTGATATACCCGGTTCTTACCAGACCATCGCATCTGATTTTTAA